A section of the Rhodothermus profundi genome encodes:
- the ileS gene encoding isoleucine--tRNA ligase has protein sequence MKRFKQVAQFRHPEMEREILRWWKQRQIFQRSIAQREQGPTFSFYEGPPTANGKPGIHHVLARTIKDIFCRYKTMKGFRVERKAGWDTHGLPVEIEVEKELGLEGRAQVEAFGIEKYNAACRRSVLRYKELWDQLTERIGYWVDLEHPYITFENAYIESVWWLIKQIYQKGLLYKGYKIQWYSPGSGTVLSSHEVSLGYKEVEDPSAYVRFPVRGAERTYLLAWTTTPWTLISNVALAVGEDISYVKVRREDAVHGTEYLILAEDRLDVLHDESAEVVERFPGRALVGTLYEPLFPYFKKRFKEGEAWRVIAADFVSTEEGTGIVHMAPAFGAEDYEAAQKEGLPLINPITPEGTFTDEAPLVAGLWFKDADRVILRDLRQRGLLFRQETYRHNYPHDWRKGTPLMNYPVESWFIRTTAVKDRMIALNETIQWHPPAIGQGRFGEWLRNNVDWALSRQRYWGTPLPIWQSDRNPDYIEVIGSIEELRQKLGGTFPPEAINPETGELDLHRPYVDRLTWPAPDGGTMRRVPDLIDVWFDSGAMPFAQWHYPFENQEVFQRTFPADFIAEGVDQTRGWFYTLHAIATLVMDSVAFRHVVVNGLVLDEKGEKMSKSKGNVVDPFEVVERYGADPVRWYMISNAPPWENLRFSERELEATRRRFFNTLENVYTFFATYANIDDFVYPATRMPVAERTELDRWIISRLNSTIAEVEAAYEDYHPTRAARAIERFVDELSNWYIRRSRRRFWSARTGEQENERDKQAAYQTVYECLEATALLMAPIAPFFSEWLYRALQDGREKKGTESVHLADFPKVERGAIDTKLEQRMALARTIVSIVLALRNQARINVRQPLPRILVVTGTGVAREVVESVRSLILEEVNVKDIEYVEGTSRVVRRTAKPNYRRLGKRLGKLMKGVAARVAQLTEEEIDRYLQEGRLVLEVGGQQVELGPDDLEIKSEGIEGWLVGQEEGVTVALDTTRTEELILEGLAREVINRIQNLRKKAGFEVTDRITVYYQASGRLAQALARHGDWIRNETLAVALQPSEQPTGAHVETFDIDGETFTVGVQRIPIGTVTGQQA, from the coding sequence AATGGAGCGCGAAATCCTGCGCTGGTGGAAGCAGCGCCAGATCTTCCAGCGCAGCATTGCGCAGCGGGAGCAGGGGCCCACGTTCTCCTTTTACGAGGGACCGCCTACAGCCAACGGCAAACCCGGCATTCATCACGTTCTGGCCCGAACGATCAAGGACATTTTCTGCCGCTACAAAACCATGAAGGGATTCCGGGTAGAGCGTAAGGCGGGCTGGGACACGCACGGGCTACCGGTGGAAATTGAAGTTGAAAAGGAACTGGGCCTGGAAGGGCGAGCGCAGGTGGAGGCCTTTGGTATTGAGAAATACAATGCCGCCTGCCGCCGCAGCGTGCTGCGTTACAAAGAACTCTGGGACCAGCTTACCGAGCGCATTGGGTACTGGGTGGATCTGGAGCATCCATATATCACGTTTGAAAATGCGTATATCGAATCCGTCTGGTGGCTGATCAAGCAGATCTACCAGAAGGGACTGCTGTACAAAGGCTACAAGATCCAGTGGTATAGCCCGGGTTCTGGTACCGTGCTTTCCTCGCACGAGGTGAGCCTGGGCTACAAGGAGGTAGAGGACCCGAGCGCCTACGTGCGTTTCCCCGTGCGAGGCGCTGAGCGCACCTACCTGCTGGCCTGGACAACCACGCCCTGGACGCTCATCTCGAACGTTGCGCTGGCTGTTGGAGAGGACATCTCGTACGTTAAAGTGCGTCGCGAAGACGCAGTGCACGGAACCGAATATCTGATTCTGGCGGAGGATCGGTTGGACGTGCTGCATGACGAATCGGCTGAAGTGGTCGAGCGGTTTCCTGGACGAGCGCTGGTCGGTACGCTCTACGAACCGCTGTTCCCGTACTTCAAAAAGCGCTTTAAGGAGGGCGAAGCCTGGCGCGTCATTGCGGCCGACTTTGTATCCACCGAAGAAGGTACCGGCATTGTCCATATGGCACCTGCCTTTGGGGCCGAAGACTATGAAGCAGCGCAGAAAGAGGGGTTGCCCCTGATTAATCCAATTACGCCTGAAGGGACGTTTACCGACGAGGCGCCCCTGGTGGCCGGTCTGTGGTTTAAAGATGCCGACCGGGTTATTCTGCGCGATTTGCGGCAGCGGGGCCTGCTTTTCCGGCAGGAAACCTATCGGCATAACTATCCGCACGACTGGCGTAAGGGCACGCCGTTGATGAACTACCCGGTGGAGAGCTGGTTCATCCGGACCACGGCCGTCAAAGACCGGATGATAGCCCTGAATGAGACGATCCAGTGGCATCCGCCTGCTATTGGCCAGGGACGCTTTGGCGAGTGGCTGCGTAACAATGTGGACTGGGCGCTGAGTCGCCAGCGGTACTGGGGCACGCCGCTTCCTATCTGGCAAAGCGATCGCAATCCAGACTACATCGAAGTCATCGGTTCAATTGAAGAGCTGCGCCAGAAGCTGGGCGGCACGTTTCCGCCGGAAGCGATCAATCCAGAGACCGGTGAGCTCGACCTGCACCGGCCCTATGTGGATCGGCTTACCTGGCCGGCCCCGGATGGCGGCACCATGCGGCGCGTGCCCGACCTGATCGACGTCTGGTTCGATTCAGGTGCCATGCCTTTTGCGCAGTGGCATTATCCCTTTGAGAATCAGGAGGTCTTCCAACGTACGTTTCCGGCCGATTTCATTGCGGAAGGGGTGGATCAAACGCGGGGATGGTTCTACACGCTGCATGCAATCGCTACGCTGGTCATGGACAGCGTAGCCTTCCGCCACGTCGTGGTTAACGGGCTGGTGCTTGACGAGAAAGGCGAAAAAATGTCCAAGTCGAAGGGAAATGTGGTCGATCCCTTCGAGGTCGTGGAGCGTTACGGGGCCGATCCCGTGCGGTGGTACATGATCAGCAATGCGCCGCCCTGGGAAAATCTTCGGTTTTCAGAACGCGAGCTGGAGGCCACCCGGCGCCGTTTCTTTAACACGCTGGAAAATGTCTATACGTTCTTTGCCACTTATGCCAACATAGACGACTTCGTCTATCCGGCAACCCGGATGCCGGTTGCTGAGCGGACGGAACTGGACCGCTGGATCATTAGCCGGTTAAACAGCACGATAGCCGAGGTGGAGGCTGCTTACGAGGACTACCATCCGACGCGGGCGGCCCGGGCCATTGAGCGCTTCGTGGATGAATTGTCGAACTGGTACATCCGACGTTCGCGGCGGCGCTTCTGGAGCGCGCGCACCGGAGAGCAGGAAAATGAACGAGATAAGCAGGCTGCTTATCAGACGGTCTATGAATGCCTGGAAGCGACCGCTCTGTTGATGGCGCCTATTGCCCCATTTTTCAGCGAATGGCTTTATCGGGCTCTGCAGGATGGTCGTGAGAAGAAGGGGACGGAATCGGTGCATCTGGCTGATTTTCCGAAAGTGGAGCGTGGGGCGATCGATACAAAGCTAGAGCAGCGCATGGCGCTGGCGCGTACCATTGTTTCCATTGTGCTGGCGCTGCGCAACCAGGCGCGAATTAACGTGCGGCAACCGTTGCCTCGTATTCTGGTCGTAACCGGAACCGGAGTTGCACGTGAGGTGGTCGAGTCGGTACGGTCGCTCATTCTGGAAGAAGTCAACGTCAAAGACATTGAGTATGTGGAGGGGACCAGTCGGGTGGTGCGGCGCACCGCTAAGCCGAATTATCGACGCCTGGGTAAGCGTCTCGGTAAGCTCATGAAAGGCGTAGCGGCTCGCGTGGCACAGCTTACTGAGGAAGAAATTGACCGGTATCTGCAGGAAGGACGGTTGGTGCTGGAGGTGGGGGGGCAGCAGGTGGAGCTCGGTCCCGACGATCTGGAGATCAAAAGTGAAGGCATTGAAGGGTGGCTGGTGGGCCAGGAAGAAGGAGTAACGGTGGCGCTTGACACCACCCGAACCGAGGAGCTCATCCTGGAAGGATTGGCCCGGGAAGTTATCAACCGCATTCAGAACCTGCGTAAAAAAGCTGGATTTGAGGTAACCGACCGCATTACCGTTTATTACCAGGCAAGCGGACGGCTGGCCCAGGCGCTGGCGCGCCATGGGGATTGGATCCGGAACGAGACGCTGGCCGTAGCGTTGCAACCGTCCGAGCAGCCTACGGGAGCTCACGTAGAGACATTCGACATCGATGGGGAGACCTTTACGGTAGGCGTACAGCGCATCCCGATCGGGACAGTCACAGGACAGCAGGCCTGA